A genomic region of Leptotrichia hofstadii contains the following coding sequences:
- the mnmA gene encoding tRNA 2-thiouridine(34) synthase MnmA, with protein MNKKLDDKKVVVGMSGGIDSSVAALLLKQQGYEVIGVTLKHLPDELSENPGKTCCSLDDINDARYTCYTLGIPHYVLNVVEEFKKDVMDYFIKMYNAGKTPSPCVICDEKVKIKKLVEFADKMGIKYISTGHYSKVSENNMLLWDKNNRKDQTYMLYRLDKNVVERFLFPLAEYEKSEVREIARQNGIHTHNKPDSQGICFAPNGYIPFLKKVLGNDVKKGNFVDKNGKIIGEHIGYQFYTVGQRRGLGLNLGKPFFVLELRPETNEVVVGDFEELLIKEIEVINCKFHYDLEEMIGKKLTARPRFSSKGLAGELKLLKSEESNENRIIFEFDEKTHENSEGQHIVFYLDNEIVGGGEIKIFDKI; from the coding sequence ATGAACAAAAAATTAGATGATAAAAAAGTAGTAGTTGGAATGAGTGGCGGCATAGACAGTTCTGTCGCTGCTCTTTTGTTGAAACAGCAAGGTTATGAAGTTATAGGGGTTACGTTAAAGCATTTGCCTGACGAACTTTCAGAAAATCCAGGGAAAACGTGCTGTTCCCTTGATGATATAAATGATGCCAGATACACTTGCTACACATTGGGAATCCCTCATTATGTCCTAAACGTCGTGGAAGAATTTAAAAAGGATGTAATGGATTATTTTATAAAAATGTATAATGCTGGAAAAACCCCTTCACCTTGTGTAATTTGCGATGAAAAGGTAAAAATAAAAAAACTCGTAGAATTTGCTGATAAAATGGGAATAAAATACATTTCGACAGGGCATTATTCAAAAGTTAGCGAGAATAATATGCTTTTATGGGACAAAAATAATAGAAAAGATCAGACTTATATGCTTTATCGGCTGGATAAGAATGTTGTGGAAAGATTTTTGTTTCCGCTTGCAGAATATGAAAAATCAGAAGTTCGTGAAATTGCAAGACAAAATGGCATTCACACTCATAACAAGCCTGACAGCCAAGGAATCTGCTTTGCTCCCAACGGATATATTCCATTTTTGAAAAAAGTACTTGGAAATGATGTAAAAAAGGGGAATTTTGTGGATAAAAATGGTAAAATTATTGGAGAGCATATAGGTTATCAGTTTTATACGGTTGGTCAACGGCGTGGACTGGGGCTTAATTTAGGAAAGCCATTTTTTGTACTTGAACTTCGCCCTGAAACAAATGAGGTTGTTGTGGGAGATTTTGAGGAATTGCTAATAAAGGAAATAGAAGTGATAAATTGTAAATTTCATTATGATTTAGAAGAAATGATTGGAAAAAAATTAACCGCACGTCCGAGATTTTCTTCAAAAGGACTGGCTGGGGAATTGAAACTTTTGAAAAGTGAAGAAAGTAATGAAAATAGGATAATTTTTGAGTTTGATGAAAAAACTCACGAAAATTCAGAAGGACAGCACATTGTATTTTATTTAGATAATGAAATTGTTGGTGGCGGGGAAATAAAAATATTTGACAAAATTTAA
- a CDS encoding glycosyltransferase family 2 protein — translation MKFTIFTPTFNRKELLEKLYKSLQKQTYKDFEWLIVDDGSADGTKEKVEEFLSEKKLDIKYYFKENGGKQRAYNFATDKANGELFICLDSDDEYVENGLETILKYWKKYEKNSNIAGMGYLSIYPNREVIGSSFPEKEMVSTQFDIYNKYGVKGDKGLMFRTEIIKKYKFPVFDDEKFITEAVVYNRICEKYKMVYVNEKIEIKEYQEDGLTAKYNNLLLRNPKGQALYHNEINSQNLSFKQKILNNAVYYKFCKAAGYKFGKIFKENKNKLFLIFALGIGEYMWQKEKNKK, via the coding sequence ATGAAATTTACGATTTTTACACCAACTTTTAATCGAAAGGAACTGCTTGAAAAATTGTATAAATCACTTCAAAAGCAAACGTACAAGGATTTTGAATGGCTTATTGTCGATGATGGCTCTGCTGATGGAACTAAAGAGAAGGTAGAAGAATTTTTGAGTGAAAAAAAGCTGGATATAAAGTATTATTTTAAGGAAAACGGAGGTAAACAGCGGGCGTATAATTTTGCAACTGATAAAGCAAATGGAGAGCTTTTTATCTGTCTTGATTCTGATGATGAATATGTTGAAAATGGCCTTGAAACTATTTTGAAATATTGGAAAAAATATGAAAAAAATAGCAATATTGCGGGAATGGGGTATTTGTCAATTTATCCAAATCGAGAAGTTATAGGCTCTAGTTTTCCAGAAAAAGAGATGGTTTCAACACAGTTTGATATTTACAATAAATACGGAGTTAAGGGCGATAAAGGGCTTATGTTTCGGACTGAAATTATAAAAAAATATAAATTTCCAGTTTTTGATGATGAGAAATTTATTACAGAAGCTGTTGTCTATAACAGAATTTGTGAAAAATATAAGATGGTTTATGTAAATGAGAAAATCGAGATAAAAGAATATCAGGAAGATGGATTGACAGCCAAATACAACAATTTATTGCTGCGAAATCCGAAAGGACAGGCACTTTATCATAATGAAATCAATTCCCAGAATTTATCTTTTAAGCAGAAAATTCTAAATAATGCTGTTTATTACAAATTTTGCAAGGCAGCAGGATATAAATTTGGAAAAATATTTAAAGAAAATAAAAATAAATTGTTTTTAATTTTTGCTTTAGGAATTGGGGAATACATGTGGCAAAAAGAGAAAAATAAAAAATAA